From a single Brassica napus cultivar Da-Ae chromosome C9, Da-Ae, whole genome shotgun sequence genomic region:
- the LOC125592796 gene encoding agamous-like MADS-box protein AGL80, whose product MGRPKVKLAWVEERKRRATVCQRRMKELIQMAEELTIVCDMSACLVFYNRNNGKLVAWPSLEEAQSLIDCYNALPETERNMNADDEESSFIKTITKEIEKKLELSRKAVEELKMDNLMLQIKNGSRMIADLSQTEIEKLKSYASKKIAYYDRELRKQHPNTSGNEPFLEDDDGEMKTYEGESSESDGADNA is encoded by the coding sequence ATGGGAAGACCAAAAGTGAAGTTGGCTTGGGTCGAGGAACGAAAGAGAAGAGCAACTGTTTGCCAGCGGAGGATGAAAGAATTGATTCAAATGGCTGAAGAACTAACCATCGTTTGTGATATGAGTGCATGTTTGGTCTTTTACAACCGTAATAATGGTAAGCTGGTGGCGTGGCCATCTCTGGAGGAGGCTCAATCTCTCATCGACTGCTATAACGCATTACCGGAAACCGAGAGGAACATGAACGCGGATGATGAAGAGTCATCATTCATCAAGACCATTACCAAGGAGATCGAGAAGAAACTAGAGCTTTCTCGGAAGGCTGTCGAGGAGTTGAAGATGGATAATCTCATGCTCCAAATCAAAAATGGTAGTAGAATGATTGCTGATCTTTCTCAAACCGAGATTGAGAAGTTAAAGTCATATGCAAGTAAGAAAATTGCGTATTATGATAGAGAGTTACGTAAGCAACATCCGAATACGAGTGGCAATGAGCCATTTCTTGAGGATGACGATGGGGAGATGAAGACCTATGAAGGAGAGAGCAGCGAGTCTGATGGTGCGGACAATGCCTAA
- the LOC125592797 gene encoding agamous-like MADS-box protein AGL92 → MAEELTIVCDTSACLVFYNRNNGKLVGWPSLEEAQSLIDCYNALPETERNMKADDEESSFIKTITKEIEKKLELSRKAVEELKMDNLMLQIKNGSRMIADLSQTEIEKLKSYASKKIAYYDRELRKQHPNTSGNEPFLEDDDGEMKTYEGESSESDGADNP, encoded by the coding sequence ATGGCTGAAGAACTAACCATCGTTTGTGATACGAGTGCATGTTTGGTCTTTTACAACCGTAATAATGGTAAGCTGGTGGGGTGGCCATCTCTGGAGGAGGCTCAATCTCTCATTGACTGCTATAACGCATTACCGGAAACCGAGAGGAACATGAAGGCGGATGATGAAGAGTCATCATTCATCAAGACCATTACCAAGGAGATCGAGAAGAAACTAGAGCTTTCTCGGAAGGCTGTCGAGGAGTTGAAGATGGATAATCTCATGCTCCAAATCAAAAATGGTAGTAGAATGATTGCTGATCTTTCTCAAACCGAGATTGAGAAGTTAAAGTCATATGCAAGTAAGAAAATTGCGTATTATGATAGAGAGTTACGTAAGCAACATCCGAATACGAGTGGCAATGAGCCATTTCTTGAGGATGACGATGGGGAGATGAAGACCTATGAAGGAGAGAGCAGCGAGTCTGATGGTGCGGACAATCCCTAA
- the LOC125592798 gene encoding uncharacterized protein LOC125592798, with product METPKLKLAVEELEMDHLMLQIQNGRMLDDLSQTETEKLKSYAIKKCRTLCGEIPMAPGFPMIQGGSVYLMDKWIKDPSDKEDEMKTCEGESSKSGGADDA from the coding sequence ATGGAAACACCAAAACTGAAGTTGGCTGTCGAGGAGTTGGAGATGGATCATCTCATGCTCCAGATCCAAAATGGTAGAATGCTTGATGACCTTTCTCAAACCGAGACTGAGAAGTTAAAGTCATATGCAATTAAGAAGTGCCGAACTCTTTGTGGTGAGATCCCAATGGCACCTGGATTCCCAATGATACAGGGGGGAAGTGTCTATTTGATGGATAAGTGGATCAAGGATCCATCTGATAAAGAGGATGAGATGAAGACCTGTGAAGGAGAGAGCAGCAAGTCTGGTGGTGCGGACGATGCCTAA
- the LOC125592332 gene encoding uncharacterized protein LOC125592332 isoform X2 — protein sequence MGLMVTSPVSESLLLLPPPPEPPPSVLPLDLLGGIPAPDPPDPPDPPDMFGESDLSSLPCLCFTLTAARSHLFNGTITACSVWLLLVPLRVKLVRHLLLPSAGCRSWIYDFVWGKHRFFSMFLSLFSKGILLLRKIGDGFKKANLGSLLSDLFVCPWWFLQLHTLLWLRISSQFQGSSKGA from the exons ATGGGGTTAATGGTGACTTCTCCAGTCTCAGAGTCATTGTTGCTCCTTCCTCCACCTCCTGAACCGCCGCCATCTGTTCTTCCTCTAGACCTGCTTGGTGGGATCCCTGCCCCCGACCCTCCTGATCCTCCTGACCCTCCCGACATGTTCGGTGAATCAGATCTGTCGTCTCTCCCCTGTCTCTGTTTCACACTAACAGCTGCAAGGTCTCATCTGTTTAATGGTACGATAACAGCTTGCTCAGTCTGGTTGTTGCTCGTACCTCTTAGAGTGAAGCTTGTTAGGCATCTGCTTCTCCCTTCTGCCGGTTGCAGATCTTGGATCTATGATTTTGTCTGGGGAAAACATCGTTTTTTCTCCATGTTCTTGAGCTTATTTTCGAAAG GTATACTACTACTCAGAAAGATAGGAGATGGATTCAAAAAAGCCAACCTTGGCTCTTTACTTTCAGACTTGTTTGTCTGTCCGTGGTGGTTCTTGCAACTCCACACCCTTTTATGGTTGAGGATCTCCTCACAATTCCAAGGCTCATCAAAAGGTGCATGA
- the LOC125592332 gene encoding agamous-like MADS-box protein AGL80 isoform X1, whose protein sequence is MGIPKVKLAWVEERKRRATVCQRRMKELIQMAEELTIVCDTSACLVFYNRNNGKLVGWPSLEEAQSLIDCYNALPETERNMNADDEESSFIKTITKEIEKKLELSRKAVEELKMDNLMLQIKNGSRMIADLSQTEIEKLKSYASKKIAYYDRELRKQHPNTSGNEPFLEDDDGEMKTYEGESSESDGADNP, encoded by the coding sequence ATGGGAATACCAAAAGTGAAGTTGGCTTGGGTCGAGGAACGAAAGAGAAGAGCAACTGTTTGCCAGCGGAGGATGAAAGAATTGATTCAAATGGCTGAAGAACTAACCATCGTTTGTGATACGAGTGCATGTTTGGTCTTTTACAACCGTAATAATGGTAAGCTGGTGGGGTGGCCATCTCTGGAGGAGGCTCAATCTCTCATTGACTGCTATAACGCATTACCGGAAACCGAGAGGAACATGAACGCGGATGATGAAGAGTCATCATTCATCAAGACCATTACCAAGGAGATCGAGAAGAAACTAGAGCTTTCTCGGAAGGCTGTCGAGGAGTTGAAGATGGATAATCTCATGCTCCAAATCAAAAATGGTAGTAGAATGATTGCTGATCTTTCTCAAACCGAGATTGAGAAGTTAAAGTCATATGCAAGTAAGAAAATTGCGTATTATGATAGAGAGTTACGTAAGCAACATCCGAATACGAGTGGCAATGAGCCATTTCTTGAGGATGACGATGGGGAGATGAAGACCTATGAAGGAGAGAGCAGCGAGTCTGATGGTGCGGACAATCCCTAA
- the LOC125592799 gene encoding uncharacterized protein LOC125592799 — translation MARIAKISISTVDRFQSNVKYDDLSKYSLLFPNEQLETEIEASRSLIQSDKEQHHIPHGKESVQEKKILSQENKIQRFNEHVQDLRRQLVQCRNENQVELTELVTELDQLPLSCD, via the exons ATGGCGAGGATAGCTAAGATATCAATCTCTACCGTTGATAGGTTTCAATCCAAcg TTAAATATGACGATTTATCTAAGTATAGCTTGTTGTTTCCAAACGAGCAACTTGAGACTGAAATTGAAGCTAGTCGTTCCTTGATTCAGTCAGATAAAGAGCAACATCATATACCACACGGCAAAGAGTCTGTGCAAGAAAAG AAAATTCTCTCACAAGAAAATAAGATTCAGAGGTTTAATGAGCACGTCCAAGATCTAAGGAGGCAGTTGGTTCAATGCAGGAATGAAAATCAGGTTGAGTTGACGGAGCTAGTAACTGAGCTTGATCAGCTGCCACTAAGTTGTGACTAG